A window from Pelmatolapia mariae isolate MD_Pm_ZW unplaced genomic scaffold, Pm_UMD_F_2 NODE_ptg000466l+_length_26320_cov_1, whole genome shotgun sequence encodes these proteins:
- the LOC134623196 gene encoding hepatic lectin-like has protein sequence MFDKIKTNKQHENPKHDEVKCESNLTETLSKMKSCSTVQPTCPGPKVINDPCYKCEEGWEQHGGKCYYFSISKSSWKQSRDECRAKGGDLVKIDSREEQFWIGLTDSAVEDRWLWVDGSPLDQKFNF, from the exons ATGTTTGACAAAATTAAAACTAACAAACAGCACGAAAACCCGAAACATGACGAAGTGAAGTGTGAAAGTAATCTGACAG AGACTCTCTCTAAGATGAAATCATGCAGCACGGTGCAGCCGACCTGTCCAGGACCTAAAGTAATAA ATGATCCTTGTTATAAATGTGAAGAAGGCTGGGAGCAACATGGAGGAAAGTGCTATTACTTCTCCATCAGTAAATCATCCTGGAAACAGAGCAGAGATGAGTGTAGAGCTAAAGGAGGAGACCTGGTTAAGATAGACAGCAGAGAGGAGCAG ttcTGGATCGGACTGACAGACTCAGCAGTCGAGGACAGATGGCTTTGGGTGGACGGATCACCACTGGATCAAAAGTTTAATT TTTGA